From the Candidatus Melainabacteria bacterium genome, the window AGAAAAACGCTATTTCAACAAGCTAGTGTCTAGATTCGGCTATCAAGATGTTGTCTAGATTTGCATGCGTTTCGGCCGCTGGCACGCACTTTCCAGGCTTTAATGCTTCTTTAACGCAATATCTCGTCATCTCGCATTTGGAAACTGACTGCAGGAAGGCTACTCCCTGGCACTTCAACGGTATTACCCTTATCAGCATGAAAATCCGGGTATCAAGAAAGTGTCAAGATTCGGGCTGGCAGCGGATTTTGAGGAATTCTAGTGCTATGTTGATCTTTATATTTACACTGTAATCAACCTTGTCAAAGCCTATAAATCTTTACGAGATAGTGCATACCGGTCCCTCCACTAGAGAACGTCGATCGGCACACGTCACGAATCGCTTTCGTCGCTGGTTTTTCCAGGGCATAAGGGAAAGCAACAAACACACAGAGCATCAAGCGCCCTGGTACAAGGTCATGTGCTTGACTGGCGTGGATTACTTTTCGACCCTGGGATATTCTCCAGGTATAGCTTTCCTGGCTGCTAATACCCTGTCTCCGCTAGCCACACTCATTCTGGTCGTGCTCACCCTCGCCGGTGCATTACCGGTCTACATGAAAGTGGCACAAGAAAGTCCTCACGGGCAAGGAAGTATCTCAATGCTCGCCCGGTTGTTGCAGGGTTGGAAGGGCAAAATTCTCATCCTCTGCCTGTTGGGATTCGCCGCCACAGACTTCATCATCACAATCACATTATCAGCAGCTGACGCAGCCGCGCACATAGCCCAGAATCCTTTTGCGCCGCTCTGGATGCATGATCGCATCTCAACAACGATGATTTTGCTCGCTCTTCTTGGAGGGGTATTTCTCGTTGGTTTTAGAGAAGCAATCAGCATATCTGTTGTCTTGGTCGGACTCTACTTAGTTCTGAACGCCGTTATCGTCTATGTCAGCGGCATGCATTTAGCGCAAGAGCCGATCAAAATCTCAGACTGGATGACGGGTTTAACACAACACTACGATTCGCCATGGCGAATGATCGGATTGTCGGTATTACTGTTTCCCAAACTCGCACTGGGGATGTCGGGCTTCGAAACAGGTGTCGCCGTTTCTCCACTGGTTCAGGGCAAGGAAAGTGACAGCGCGGAAGCACCTCTGGGCAGAATCGCCAACACCAAGAAACTGCTGATCACTGCCGCCTTGATCATGTCGGTATTTTTGCTGTCGACATCATTTATTACAACTATGCTGATTCCTGCGCAGCACTTCGCGACAGGTGGTATCGCTAACGGACGCGCTCTGGCATACCTGGCTCATCTTTATCTGGGCGACTCGTTCGGCACCATATACGATATTAGTTCGATTCTCATTTTGTGGTTTGCTGGTGCCTCCGCGATGACCGGACTTCTCAACCTGGTGCCTCGCTACTTGCCAAAGTTCGGCATGGCGCCTGAATGGACTAGAGCATCAAGACCGCTGGTAACCTTTTTCACCATCGTCGCATTTCTGGTTACGGCCTGGTTCAAGGCAGACGTAGATGCGCAGGGTGGTGCGTACGCCACCGGCGTATTAGTGCTGATGACGTCCGCAGCATTCGCTTGCACCCTGACCGTCTGGCGTGTCAGCAAAATGATTCGTTTCTTCTTTCTCTCCGTGTTTCTCGTTTTCGTTTACACAACTGTTGTGAACTGCGTTGAGAGACCTGAAGGAATTCAAATCGCCGGCCTATTCATTCTGACGATTTTCGCTGCCTCTCTTATCTCTAGAGCCATGCGCGCGACAGAGTTGAGAGTGCAAAAAGTCGAGCTGGACGCAACAGCAAAAGCGTTTATCGATGAAGCAACCCGCGGCGGAACAGGCGACGTGCGGCTACTTGCCCATCGTCCCGGCGGTACCGACTATGGCTCAAAAGAATCAGAAGCTCGCGAGATTCATAGCTTATTGGGTCCGGACTGCAACTTCATTTTTCTGGAAGTGGAACGCACAGATGCATCGGAATTCGTCGAGAGCTGCTTGGAAGTTTCGGGTCACATCGTCGAAGGCGGATACAAGGTGTTGCGCTGCGATAGTCCGGCGGTGCCCAATGCCATCGCAGCCATTCTTATTCATATTCGAGACAAGACCAACACACTCCCGCATGCGTACTTCGGTTGGACCGAAGGTAATCCGGTGCTCTACATCTTCAAGTATCTATTCTTTGGAGAAGGTGAAACGGCTCCAGTGACAAGAGAAATTTTGAGAGAAATCGAACATAAGCCAGAACGCAGACCTGCGGTGCATGTTGCCTGAGTGCTCGGGGCGATCGAGTGTTCGGGGAAGGGTTCGTGAGTGCTCAGACAATGAAGACGCACTATAGTCAAGCGTCAAAATTGATAGAAACTTGACGAGCCAAGCGCCCATTTTGACGCGTTCTTGCCGCCTTCAGGAGTTTAATGAAAGTGACAGAGCAACGGTCGCGATCAGCATGGATTACTTAGAAAATTCAGTATTCAAATCAAAGGTCGTTATATTCGACCAGCTTTCGTTCTGGCTCATCATCGGCGTTTTCGTAATTTTTATTGCAGGCACAGCATTCGGTCGACTAACTGATGCAGACACCAACAAGAGCAGTTTGCCAAACGCCTCAAGCACTCGCCATCACAGTGTCTATGGACGATTCGGTTCTTTGCACTGGGATAGGTAGTTTCGACCACGCCTGAACCCAATCTGGAAACGTACGACACCGGCGATGGAATTCGACAAAACGACTCGCGACCAGCTTGCTCTCAGCGGTGGCATCATAGGCGGACTCTTCGCATTTATTGCGATCTACAACGTCGGAGCTTTTATTGCTAACGACAAGTTGCTGGCTTACATAATCGCGCTGGTATCAAGTTTCTGCGTCATTTTAGTAGGCACTGGTATCTTCGCCCACATGCTGGAAACAAACAGCGAAACTTCTGGCACTAACGACTAGAAGCTGGGAACGGCGAAGTCTCTGCACTAACGGCTAAAAACCCAAAACATCGAAGTTTCTGCATTAGCGGCTAACAGCTACTCGTTTAAATCGGCTACAAGGGTCTGCGATGAATTAGACTTAGCTTGCTGCTGAAGCCAGCGGGGCGCTCCGTATCTACCGTGAGCTGTGATTTTTCCGACAGTTGATGACGCCTGTATTGTTGCACCTGAAATAGCGACTTTGGTTGGCACAGTCTTGCCCACAGCGATTCCAGCGGCAAATAGAAACAACGCTGTCATGTATACGAAAAAATTGTCTGGCTTGCAGGGCGAAATCGAAATGTTATTCACGAACACGCGCGAGTCAAATTTCATTGACCATCCTCCATTTTGTTGCCGGCCGAAGTGCGGCAAATCTAAGGAATGAGCTGATTCCATAGCGTGAAGAGAAAGAAAACTTTCGCTGTCACTAAAAATCGGGAGGTGTTCGCGACCTTGTTTAGGGCAGAATTCGCGGCGCACTGCGGTGAAGCGAAGCAAAAACAGGAGAAGAAGAACTCAGAAGAGGAACTCGTCCAACAACTTGACAAGCATCACCGTTGATAGAATACCTGACAACTTGTGACGATGACATGACAAAATAGCAAAAACAATCAAAATGGGTCAGGTTTTATGTTCTGCGGTGTTACCAGCCGTAGCCACGCATCCCGTAGCCACCCATGCCGTAACCGCCCATTCCATAGCCACCGCCACCCATGCCATAGCCGCTCATCATCCCGGCTTTGGTTGCGGCTCTAGTGACCATGTATAAAGCTCCGAGCCCGGCGACTGGCAGCGCGACATGCCCGAGAGTTCGGCCAATGCCGCCGACCGCTCCTTTGATCTTCTTGGTATTAATGCTCTTCTCAGGCTTTATGGGTTTATCTGAAAAAGTTGACTGAGCCGGCTGCTGCTGCTCCATCATGGCGCGAGTTGCAGAATTTGATTCCGGCTGAATGGGCTGCTGATACTGATAATTGCCACCAGCAGTATTCTGTTGCGCCTGTCCTCTGTAAGCGTCGTATTGGGGTGTTTCGTACCCCTGGGGCGCCTGTTGAGGCCAGGTCGGTGCGCTGCTCTGGTAATTTGCATAATTAGCGTTCTGGTAACCGGCATTTTGTGCAAAGACAGCCGTGTTTGCGGACGCGAAAAAGATCGCGACCAGAAGCCACGCTCTGGGCTTGGTCATAAGCTTACGCTCTCAGTATGGGTTGGCTAAATTAGGTATCTTCTAGGATACGCCACAAAGTCACGATGTCAAGCAGAATTCATTTAGCAAACGGGCGTTGGAAGATGATTCCGCCATCAAAGGTTCGAGCCTTGAAATAGCCGTTCTCCAGTACTACAAACTTCTTGCGCCGTCCGGTGACAGCCAGCTCCAAATTAAGAGCCGCAAGTAAAGGTTCAAGAATTTCCGCAGTCACATTGAAAGAGACAACTATGCGTTCAATTGCTGATGCACGCTCACAATTAATAGCATCGGCAAGGGCGTGCACCAACTCCAGTTCGTTCAGACCCAGGCTATGCACGTCCCTCTCGCCGCTGGCGACCTTACCTTCACTCAGCACAATTCCGGCAACAGGAACAAGGCGCGATTGCCAGTCGCTTGCTATAAAAGGAATTTCTGGGAGCACGGAAATCGGCGGGCTCTGAAGCATCACTACACTATTCATCAGGCAAGTCTCAGGAAGGGGAGTGAGGAGAGCATAGATTTAAAAAGTGTCAAAACAGTTTCCTTTTGAAAACACAGTTTCTTGGTTGCCAGAGTATTCAAAATGGAGTGGAAACGAGTAAGATTCTCCAACCAGACGCAGGAAGCGCCGCCAAATGTTATTTGAAAGCATAATTGTCCCAATCGACGGCTCTGACTCAAGCCGAATTGCCGCCGACTACGGCTTCTGGTTAGCTTCGTCCTTAAAAGCAAGCCTGACTGCGCAAAATGTCATAGACGCACGCATGACAGATCTGCTGCTCGCTCCGGAATTTGCCGCCGAGTCTGGAATCAAGATCCCTTTGGACGCTTCAGAGAAGCTGTTGAGGGCACAAAAACGCATAGCGCTTCTAACATTGGACTTGTTCAAGAAACAATCTCAAGAACATTCAATTCACGGCGTTAAAACATGTCTTGATATTGGACCTGTGTCGACTTCTATTTTGAAACGTTCGGCAAAACACGATTTAACAATCATTGGGCACCACGGACGAAGCCAGCAAAACGAAGCCGAACATTCAACCGGCTCCGTATCTCGACGAATTGCGCTGGACAGCAATCGCTCAGTCTTAGTGGCATCCCAGCCCATTCAGGAACTGGGGCATATACTGCTGGCGTATGACGGTAGTGCCACCGCAGACAGTGCACTGGTGATGGCAGAGCGCTTAGCTGTCTCGCTGAGGAAGGAGTTGAAAGTCGTTCACGTCGCACCGAGCAAGCAGCAATTTCCTAAAGCTAAAGTTCTGATGCAGCGGGCAGCCACACATCTTAATAAAGCAGCTACTGCATATTCTTCGGCATTCGATAACGGCAAACAATTTCTCGATAAAGTGACATTTATAGTTCGAGAAGGACAGCCGGCCGATACGCTCATCGAATTCGCCCGGGTTACTAATGGATTGCTCGTAATCGGCTCCAATGGCTCGCGTCCGAGATCACACAAAGAGTTTGTAGGAAAGACGGCCGCTTATATCGTACGCATGATGCAGACGTCAGTGCTGGTTTTCAGAGCAGAATAATTCACGATTTCTCCCCGAAATTTAAATGTTGACAAGCCACATTTCGTGCTAACATTTTTTTGTGCGTTTAATACTCTGTTTTGTTCAACAGGTCTACAGTTACTTGAAAATTTTATCGACGTTCCGCAAAGTCGGGCTTACGCTGGCCGCTGTCATCACCATAGCTGGTATCACCCCGACTGTTGTATTTGCTCAAGAGCACCTTGCAGCAGTATCACCAAACGTCTCGTCCATCTATTTATCAGATACGGCAATCAACAACTTCGGTCGTGTCGTACCCGGTATCACTCGCGGTGGACAACCGTCGAACAAAGCTCTGGAGTTAATGGCAAAAGATGGAGTAAAAACCATTATTGATCTGCGCATGACGGGCGTTGGAACGGTAAATGAAGAAGCTGAGACAAAGCACCTTGGTATGAACTACGTTCATATTCCGATGACGCTCCTGACACCGAATAAAGATCAGGTGGCGCAATTTTTGAATGTCGTAAACAAACCCGCTAACCTGCCGGTATTTGTCCACTGCCGACAAGGAGCTGACAGAACGGGAACACTTGTAGCAATCTACCGCCGGAAAGTACAAGGTTGGGATTTCGATAAAACCTACGCGGAAATGCGCGAACACCACTTCAAACCATTCTTATTCGGAATGAAAGATCTGGTCAAAAATTGCCCAAATCAAAGTTTCGAAGTCAACACGACGCAAGTGGCAAACAGCAATCAGGCACCACATACGGTAGCAAACAAGTCATCGGTACAAGAACCGGTGATTGCAAAACTGCATCCGGAAAAGGACAAAATTATGGCTGGAGATTTGCCGCCTGCGGGAACCATGACAATGACAGTCGGCCAGTAATTTCAGGAACAAGTCTTTCTGCGGTCAAAAGCGAACCTGTGCAGTTGTTCAAGTCAATCATCTACTAGAGCAGAAGAGGGTCACGCATTTCTGTGATTCCAGCCTTGTTCAGACTGCGAGATTCCAGCATTGTTCAGGCTGGCGGTTCGTCACGCTTGCCTTTCACATCGGCCCACAAAGCTTGTTCATCGTAGCTTTCTGTGCTGTCTTCTACTGTTCCATCATATTCTCGGATCACTGAGTTACGACGATTTTGATCCAATTTTTTCATGCCCGGGTCAAGCTCATAGAGCCGATATAGCGGCTCTAATGACGTCCTGACGATGCCCAGAATATTGCTTACTTCAGAGCCAATCAGATTGAAAGCAGCCTTCGCCTGTGGCGTGCTAGCGTGCGTATCGATGTCATCGGCGAGCCGAACCAGGCGATCAGTTTCCTTGACGAGCTTGGTTAAAAGCTGCAAAACAGAGATATCGCGGGTATTTCCGGGCTCAGACGGCATCAAGTGACTCCTCCATACACTATTAAAACACCTGTTTGGATATATTCATAACATTGCCGAGCTTCCTAGCTGAAACATTATCCGTTTGCCGCCGAGTGGATTCGAGAAGGATAGTGCTATAAACTGTTGTTTGCCTTACCAGAGCGGCTATCTGGCCGTTGAGAACTTTATGCCACTGCTTGAAATCCAAAATCTCGCCACTACTTTTCCAACTGAAGCTGGGCTGGCAAAAGCAGTTGACGACGTCACTTTCAAGATCGACAAAGGGAAAGTTCTTGGCATCGTCGGTGAATCGGGCTGTGGCAAGTCGATAACATCACTTTCCGTTCTCCGCCTCGTGCCACCTCCTGGTCGCATCGCGTCCGGCAGCATCAAACTGGACGGTCAAAACCTTCTAGAGCTCAAAGAGTCGCAAATGCAATCGATTCGTGGAAATCGAATTGCTCTCATTCCACAAGATCCGATGACCTCATTGAACCCGGTCTATACGGTGGGCGACCAGATCATGGAAGCAATCATGCTGCATCAGAAAGTGAGCAAACAAGAAGCTCGCAAGCGTGCAATAGACGTTCTGGAGCGGGTTCGTATTCCGGAAGCAAAGACCAGAATCGACGAATACCCGCACCAATTCTCGGGCGGCATGCGGCAAAGAGTGATGATTGCAATGGCGCTTTCGTGCGAGCCCGAACTTTTAATTGCCGACGAACCGACAACGGCGCTAGACGTCACAGTTCAGGCGCAGATACTGGATCTCATGCGTTCAATTCAGAAAGAACAGAACATGTCAATTCTGTTGATTACGCACGATCTGGGGGTGGTAGCAGAGATGTGCGATCACGTCGCCGTCATGTACGCAGGCGCTGTGGTCGAATATGCAAACGTGCAAGAATTATTTGCTCATCCTAAGATGCCTTACACGGTAGGCTTGATTAACTCCTTGCCGAGACCGGGCGGCGAACGACTTACACCAATCGAGGGGCAGCCACCGAGTCTGGTGAATCTTCCGAAAGGCTGCCGATTTGCAGACCGATGCCCGCTTGTCGAGCCTCGATGCCGAGAGTCCGTGCCGCCTCTCGAAGAAAAACGTCCCGGACACTTCGCACGCTGCGTCGTGGTGCCAAGCGAAATGGAAACCCCAAGTCAAGCATAGGTAGTTAAATGCGATCGACAAGAATATTGACCACCAGCCAGATTCGCAGGTTAGAAGCTGACTGGATCGAACAATGCGGAAGCAACTGGTCTCAAGTTTTGATGGAAGTTGCCGGTCGAGGCGCCGCAAAAATCGCTCTGAAGATGTGGGAGAACGACCCGGGAAACGTAATCGTCATATGTGGACGCGGTAACAATGGTGGCGACGGCATGGTCATCGCTCGCTACCTTCATATGTGGGGGCTTCCAGTCAGCGTGTGGCTGGTCAGCAAAGACAGCTCACCGAAAATCGAGATGTCGACTGTCGAATCGAAAACAAATCGCACCATTTTGGAAAATCTTGGTGTGGATGTAACAGTCTCCAATGAATCTCCTCTGCATGCCTTGTCTGAAGTAACTCTGATTGTAGATGCATTGTTTGGTACAGGATTAGACCGCGATTTAGAAGGTGCTTTCCGCACTGCAGTCGACGCTATCAATCGCAGCGGCAAATCAGTACTTGCGGTCGACATGCCCTCCGGAGTCAATTCCGATACCGGAAAGGTGATGGGTTCAGCGGTTCGAGCTGATCACACCGTCACATTCGGATATCTAAAACCTGGTCTCTTGTGCCATCCCGGCGCCAATTTAGCAGGCGACCTCAGCGTAATCGACATAGGCCTACCGGATGCCGACGAAGACGAGCAACCGATCATCACGCTGATCACTTCGGACTACGTGCGGGGCTTGCTGCCTCCACGTCCCACCGATTCCAACAAGGGCACATTCGGTTCTGTCCTGACCATTGCCGGCAGTCTCGGCATGAGCGGCGCCACTTTGCTGGCAAGCCAGAGTGCACTCCGAACAGGGGCGGGATTGTCACTACTGGCGACACCAAAAACGCTGGTACTAAATCTGCCACCAGGTGAAGTCATCTATCATGCCATTCCAGAAACAACTGATTATTCAATTGGAACAAGCGCCATCAAGAATGTCGAAAAGCTTGTTGAGCGAGTAACAGCAATCATTCTGGGTCCGGGTCTATCAACACACGATGAAACAGTCTCGTTCGTTCATACCTTCGTTAAAGACTGTCTCGCTGAAAACGACAAACCATGCATTATCGACGCCGACGCACTCAACGCTATCGCTAAAGACACATCGGTTATACCTGCCTCGGCTGAACACATCGTGCTTACTCCGCATCCAAAAGAATTGTCTCGATTGATGGATTGCAGCGTGCAAGAGATTCAAGAAGACCGCGTTAAAGCCGCTTCCGATGCTGCGGCTAAGTTCGGTTGCGTGGTAGTTCTCAAAGGTGCTCACTCGATAGTAGCCAGCCCGGATGGCGAGCTATTTGTCAACCCTACGGGCAATGCGGGAATGGCTACGGCCGGAGCAGGAGACGTACTTTCGGGCATTATTGGCGGACTGCTTGCGCAGGGACTGAAACCGACCGACGCTGCGGCAGTCGGCGTTTACCTGCATGGTGCCGCCGGAGATTACGCCGCCGCAGAAATTGGCGAAACCGGACTGATCGCGGGCGATATAATGAGTGCCATTCCATTTGCCATTAGCAATATCGAAAAAGGCGATGCCAGCGAACTGGAACAACAATTGACTGGTATCATCGCAGCTGAATAATGGCAATACGCCAGTGAGGTCGCAGTCCGATGACCGAACCT encodes:
- a CDS encoding amino acid transporter — encoded protein: MHTGPSTRERRSAHVTNRFRRWFFQGIRESNKHTEHQAPWYKVMCLTGVDYFSTLGYSPGIAFLAANTLSPLATLILVVLTLAGALPVYMKVAQESPHGQGSISMLARLLQGWKGKILILCLLGFAATDFIITITLSAADAAAHIAQNPFAPLWMHDRISTTMILLALLGGVFLVGFREAISISVVLVGLYLVLNAVIVYVSGMHLAQEPIKISDWMTGLTQHYDSPWRMIGLSVLLFPKLALGMSGFETGVAVSPLVQGKESDSAEAPLGRIANTKKLLITAALIMSVFLLSTSFITTMLIPAQHFATGGIANGRALAYLAHLYLGDSFGTIYDISSILILWFAGASAMTGLLNLVPRYLPKFGMAPEWTRASRPLVTFFTIVAFLVTAWFKADVDAQGGAYATGVLVLMTSAAFACTLTVWRVSKMIRFFFLSVFLVFVYTTVVNCVERPEGIQIAGLFILTIFAASLISRAMRATELRVQKVELDATAKAFIDEATRGGTGDVRLLAHRPGGTDYGSKESEAREIHSLLGPDCNFIFLEVERTDASEFVESCLEVSGHIVEGGYKVLRCDSPAVPNAIAAILIHIRDKTNTLPHAYFGWTEGNPVLYIFKYLFFGEGETAPVTREILREIEHKPERRPAVHVA
- a CDS encoding universal stress protein, with protein sequence MLFESIIVPIDGSDSSRIAADYGFWLASSLKASLTAQNVIDARMTDLLLAPEFAAESGIKIPLDASEKLLRAQKRIALLTLDLFKKQSQEHSIHGVKTCLDIGPVSTSILKRSAKHDLTIIGHHGRSQQNEAEHSTGSVSRRIALDSNRSVLVASQPIQELGHILLAYDGSATADSALVMAERLAVSLRKELKVVHVAPSKQQFPKAKVLMQRAATHLNKAATAYSSAFDNGKQFLDKVTFIVREGQPADTLIEFARVTNGLLVIGSNGSRPRSHKEFVGKTAAYIVRMMQTSVLVFRAE
- a CDS encoding ABC transporter ATP-binding protein; this encodes MPLLEIQNLATTFPTEAGLAKAVDDVTFKIDKGKVLGIVGESGCGKSITSLSVLRLVPPPGRIASGSIKLDGQNLLELKESQMQSIRGNRIALIPQDPMTSLNPVYTVGDQIMEAIMLHQKVSKQEARKRAIDVLERVRIPEAKTRIDEYPHQFSGGMRQRVMIAMALSCEPELLIADEPTTALDVTVQAQILDLMRSIQKEQNMSILLITHDLGVVAEMCDHVAVMYAGAVVEYANVQELFAHPKMPYTVGLINSLPRPGGERLTPIEGQPPSLVNLPKGCRFADRCPLVEPRCRESVPPLEEKRPGHFARCVVVPSEMETPSQA
- a CDS encoding NAD(P)H-hydrate dehydratase, coding for MRSTRILTTSQIRRLEADWIEQCGSNWSQVLMEVAGRGAAKIALKMWENDPGNVIVICGRGNNGGDGMVIARYLHMWGLPVSVWLVSKDSSPKIEMSTVESKTNRTILENLGVDVTVSNESPLHALSEVTLIVDALFGTGLDRDLEGAFRTAVDAINRSGKSVLAVDMPSGVNSDTGKVMGSAVRADHTVTFGYLKPGLLCHPGANLAGDLSVIDIGLPDADEDEQPIITLITSDYVRGLLPPRPTDSNKGTFGSVLTIAGSLGMSGATLLASQSALRTGAGLSLLATPKTLVLNLPPGEVIYHAIPETTDYSIGTSAIKNVEKLVERVTAIILGPGLSTHDETVSFVHTFVKDCLAENDKPCIIDADALNAIAKDTSVIPASAEHIVLTPHPKELSRLMDCSVQEIQEDRVKAASDAAAKFGCVVVLKGAHSIVASPDGELFVNPTGNAGMATAGAGDVLSGIIGGLLAQGLKPTDAAAVGVYLHGAAGDYAAAEIGETGLIAGDIMSAIPFAISNIEKGDASELEQQLTGIIAAE